In Ktedonobacteraceae bacterium, a genomic segment contains:
- the thrC gene encoding threonine synthase, with amino-acid sequence MFSPSRVTVRVPATSANLGPGFDCLGLALKQHNIFEIQLLPANISAESEPLIDISSAWCNDAAIAALPRDQHNLFYRVLRERLKTLQIPVPPMRIRACIDIPPGRGLGSSATAVVGAILAAEALAGRISSPQQRAGLLHAAVELEQGKHADNVAAALLGGLVVVTKSEQDEKWHAIRASIPAGLQAVLFVPDFPMDTISVRALLPQHYTRSHAVHNVGHVALLLAALANGDLHSIGSAMDDRMHEPYRAQIFPQLPDLLLAARRAGAIGACLSGAGSSILALTNGNARAVAATLELKAQSLNLPGRILITAIDHQGATIEVEPPNPLNQSAPEKHLASLNQSAPQIDHPNPPNHSVPRRGRLIAPTADLSARALTNSNHPPTAGNECEPTKSTSSLSPSHSGSPCHSERSEESLPHPTLTLSCSHCNTHFPLTRTDYRCSCGQPLDIEQGNTGEEMNAARWQQRFDARLNSLHSIDRSGVWRFRELLLPLPAITPITRPEGLTNLYPAGRAQDSHGHGRIGEFVGLDHLWVKHEGENPTGSFKDRGMTVAVSIAKWLGATAVACASTGNTSASMAAYAAQAGLHAIVLLPEGKVAAGKLAQAIAYGAEIRHVPGDFDRAMLDVERMCLDQGIYLLNSLNPFRLLGQQSLAFDILQQLHWHAPDWIALPAGNLGNTSALGMGLLCAYRLGIIDRLPRIASIQAAGANPFYASYRDGFVALQPVKAHTLATAINIGNPVSFQRAKTVIQATAGIVAQVSDEEILRAKAIIDSAGIGCEPASAASIAGLKQLTAQGIIHPSHRVVAILTGNLLKDPDAIMLSRQVSLTAS; translated from the coding sequence ATGTTCTCGCCATCACGTGTGACGGTGCGCGTACCCGCCACCAGCGCCAATCTTGGCCCTGGCTTCGACTGCCTTGGGCTTGCGCTCAAGCAACACAACATATTCGAAATCCAGCTCTTGCCTGCAAACATATCAGCCGAGTCTGAACCGCTCATCGACATCTCTTCAGCATGGTGCAATGATGCCGCCATCGCCGCATTGCCCAGAGATCAGCACAACCTCTTCTACCGCGTCCTCCGCGAGCGCCTGAAAACTCTGCAAATACCTGTTCCCCCTATGCGTATCCGTGCCTGTATAGACATCCCTCCTGGTCGCGGACTTGGCAGCAGCGCGACCGCCGTCGTAGGCGCTATCCTTGCCGCCGAAGCCCTCGCCGGGCGCATTTCCTCACCGCAACAACGCGCCGGTTTACTGCATGCAGCCGTTGAACTCGAGCAGGGCAAACATGCCGATAATGTCGCCGCCGCGCTCCTGGGCGGCCTTGTCGTCGTGACGAAGAGCGAGCAGGATGAAAAGTGGCACGCTATCCGCGCCTCGATACCCGCCGGACTGCAAGCCGTCCTTTTCGTACCCGACTTCCCGATGGACACCATCTCCGTGCGAGCCCTACTGCCCCAACACTATACGCGCAGCCACGCCGTGCATAACGTCGGACACGTCGCCCTCTTGCTCGCGGCCCTGGCGAATGGCGACCTGCACAGCATCGGCTCCGCCATGGATGATCGCATGCACGAACCCTATCGCGCGCAGATCTTTCCCCAACTGCCTGACTTACTCCTCGCCGCGCGCCGGGCAGGCGCAATTGGAGCCTGCCTCTCAGGCGCCGGCTCCAGCATCCTCGCGCTTACCAACGGCAACGCGCGGGCTGTCGCGGCAACTCTAGAGCTTAAAGCCCAATCGCTCAATCTTCCCGGTCGTATCCTTATCACCGCAATCGATCACCAGGGAGCAACCATCGAAGTCGAACCCCCCAACCCACTCAATCAATCGGCTCCCGAAAAACATCTCGCCTCGCTCAATCAATCGGCCCCCCAAATCGATCATCCCAACCCACCCAATCACTCGGTTCCCCGTAGGGGCCGATTGATCGCGCCCACCGCCGATTTATCGGCCCGCGCCCTCACCAACTCAAATCATCCGCCCACCGCTGGTAATGAATGTGAACCAACAAAATCGACCAGCTCCCTCTCGCCGTCTCATTCTGGCTCCCCATGTCATTCTGAGCGCAGCGAAGAATCCCTGCCCCATCCCACCCTCACCCTTTCCTGTAGCCATTGCAACACCCATTTCCCCCTCACCCGCACCGATTATCGCTGTTCCTGTGGACAGCCATTAGACATCGAGCAGGGCAACACCGGAGAAGAAATGAATGCCGCGCGCTGGCAGCAGCGTTTCGACGCGCGTCTGAACTCGCTGCATTCCATCGACCGCAGCGGCGTATGGCGCTTCCGCGAACTCCTGCTTCCCCTGCCCGCCATCACTCCCATCACCCGGCCCGAAGGATTAACCAACCTCTACCCAGCAGGTCGCGCCCAGGATAGTCACGGTCATGGTCGCATCGGAGAGTTTGTAGGCCTCGACCACCTGTGGGTGAAGCACGAGGGCGAGAATCCAACCGGGTCTTTCAAAGACCGTGGCATGACGGTAGCGGTCAGCATCGCGAAATGGTTGGGCGCGACCGCCGTCGCCTGCGCTTCGACCGGCAACACTTCTGCTTCCATGGCCGCCTACGCTGCCCAGGCTGGCCTGCATGCAATCGTCCTGCTACCCGAAGGCAAGGTAGCCGCCGGAAAACTCGCCCAGGCCATCGCCTATGGAGCCGAGATTCGCCACGTCCCCGGCGACTTTGACCGCGCCATGCTCGACGTGGAACGCATGTGTCTCGATCAAGGCATCTACCTGCTCAATTCCCTCAATCCCTTTCGCCTGCTCGGCCAACAATCGCTTGCCTTCGACATCCTGCAACAATTACATTGGCATGCTCCCGATTGGATCGCGCTCCCAGCTGGCAACCTTGGCAATACCTCGGCGCTTGGTATGGGCCTGTTATGCGCGTATCGTTTGGGGATCATAGATCGTCTTCCGCGCATCGCCTCCATCCAGGCGGCAGGTGCGAACCCGTTTTACGCGAGTTACCGCGATGGTTTCGTCGCTCTCCAGCCCGTCAAGGCGCATACCCTGGCCACCGCCATCAATATCGGCAATCCCGTCAGCTTCCAACGCGCGAAAACGGTCATTCAGGCGACAGCAGGAATCGTCGCCCAGGTCAGCGATGAGGAGATTCTGCGCGCCAAAGCCATCATCGATAGCGCCGGTATCGGCTGCGAACCTGCCTCCGCCGCCTCGATTGCTGGCCTCAAGCAACTCACGGCCCAGGGCATCATCCATCCCTCACACCGCGTAGTTGCCATACTGACCGGCAATTTACTCAAAGACCCGGACGCCATTATGCTCTCTCGTCAGGTGTCACTTACAGCTAGCTGA
- a CDS encoding long-chain-fatty-acid--CoA ligase, giving the protein MQKELFRPSLHYPSHPYDEMLARTAERFPENEAVLFQDENVTYRELDALVNAFANALLDLGIGRGQQVCLFMANRPEYLISWFGIIRAGAVASPMNPSYKEREVAYQLNNSEAVAVIVQYDLLPIVEAARAETPSLKHVITVGSGSQHTGFQTHSFSDLLQNCPTTPPVRAQWQWEDMIVLPYSSGTTGLPKGVMLSHKNMVCNTYQSVATARITCADRLLVFVPLYHIYGIMLMGLAAMTGATIVLMERFDPGECLRLIQEQRITILYSVPQVLAVLSDWPRLNDYDLHTVRFTQCGAAPVPPALARRFEERTHVTVMTSYGLTEAAPGTHSNPVYNPRLIKVETIGLPIHDTKQKIVDIETGLVELGVGGEGELIVQGPQVMQGYWKAPEATAEALRNGWLHTGDIGWRDEDGYVTITDRKKELIKYKGFSVAPAQLEALLLEHPAVADVAVIAKADDKAGEIPKAFVVRRAGYEAVSADELIVWANGKLAAYKNVREVEFIDAIPRNPSGKILRRILKEQERRRMGL; this is encoded by the coding sequence ATGCAAAAGGAACTCTTTCGCCCATCGCTGCACTATCCATCCCATCCTTATGATGAAATGCTGGCCCGCACAGCCGAGCGTTTTCCAGAAAACGAGGCCGTTCTCTTTCAGGATGAAAACGTGACGTATCGCGAGCTGGATGCGCTGGTCAATGCCTTCGCCAATGCTCTGCTGGACCTCGGAATAGGCAGGGGCCAGCAGGTATGCCTGTTCATGGCCAATCGACCCGAATATCTGATTAGCTGGTTTGGGATTATTCGCGCGGGCGCGGTGGCCAGCCCTATGAACCCCTCTTACAAAGAGCGCGAGGTTGCCTATCAACTAAATAACAGCGAGGCGGTAGCGGTTATCGTGCAGTATGATTTGCTCCCGATTGTTGAGGCAGCTCGCGCGGAGACTCCGTCTTTGAAACATGTGATTACGGTTGGCTCAGGCTCACAGCATACCGGGTTCCAGACGCATTCCTTCAGTGACTTGCTGCAAAACTGTCCAACAACGCCGCCAGTTCGCGCTCAATGGCAGTGGGAAGATATGATAGTGCTGCCGTACAGCAGTGGGACGACGGGATTGCCTAAGGGCGTCATGCTGAGTCATAAAAACATGGTATGCAACACGTACCAGTCGGTGGCTACTGCGCGTATTACTTGCGCGGATCGCCTGCTGGTGTTTGTGCCGCTCTATCATATCTATGGTATTATGCTGATGGGGCTGGCAGCGATGACCGGTGCGACGATTGTGTTGATGGAACGTTTTGACCCAGGTGAATGCCTGCGGCTAATCCAGGAGCAGCGCATTACGATTCTGTACAGCGTGCCGCAGGTGCTGGCGGTGTTGAGCGATTGGCCGCGATTAAATGATTACGATTTACACACGGTGCGTTTTACGCAATGTGGCGCGGCGCCCGTGCCACCGGCGTTGGCTCGCCGCTTCGAGGAGCGCACGCACGTGACGGTTATGACTTCGTATGGACTGACCGAGGCGGCGCCGGGAACGCATTCCAATCCGGTTTACAATCCGCGACTCATCAAGGTCGAAACGATTGGTTTGCCGATTCACGATACGAAACAGAAGATCGTCGATATCGAGACGGGGCTGGTTGAACTGGGCGTGGGCGGAGAGGGCGAGTTGATTGTCCAGGGGCCGCAGGTGATGCAGGGATACTGGAAGGCACCGGAGGCGACCGCTGAAGCATTGCGCAATGGCTGGCTGCACACGGGCGATATCGGCTGGCGCGACGAGGATGGATACGTGACGATCACGGACCGCAAAAAGGAGTTGATCAAGTATAAGGGCTTCAGCGTCGCTCCTGCGCAGCTCGAGGCGTTATTGCTGGAACATCCTGCCGTTGCCGACGTGGCGGTGATCGCTAAAGCGGACGACAAGGCGGGAGAAATTCCCAAGGCTTTTGTTGTGCGTCGAGCGGGCTACGAGGCGGTAAGCGCGGATGAACTGATAGTATGGGCGAATGGGAAACTGGCGGCCTATAAGAATGTGCGCGAGGTCGAATTTATCGATGCCATTCCTCGAAATCCTTCTGGCAAGATTTTGCGCCGTATTCTTAAGGAGCAGGAACGGCGCAGGATGGGCTTGTAG
- a CDS encoding amidohydrolase family protein: MNIQNLVAIDVHTHAEVSSRIPDDPLWQSMQEASAKYFKDEGPRPTIPEIAAYYRERKMACVIFPVDMESTTGLVRVPNEEVAEVAAENPDVLIPFASIDPAKGKMGAREARRLIEHFGVRGFKFHPSMQEFYPNDSKAYVLYEVIAEARLPAIFHTGHSGIGTGMRGGGGVRLKYSNPMYLDDVAVDFPDMPIIMAHPSFPWQDEALSVCLHKPQVYIDLSGWSPKYFPPQLIQYANTLLKHKVLFGSDYPLITPDRWLADFEQIAIRPEVRPLILKENAIKLLGLDASA; this comes from the coding sequence GTGAATATACAGAACCTGGTTGCAATCGATGTGCATACGCATGCCGAGGTATCGAGCCGCATTCCTGACGACCCATTGTGGCAGTCAATGCAGGAGGCCTCGGCAAAATACTTCAAGGATGAGGGGCCGCGCCCGACTATTCCTGAGATCGCGGCTTACTATCGCGAACGAAAGATGGCCTGTGTGATTTTTCCTGTCGATATGGAGTCGACAACGGGGCTGGTGCGGGTGCCGAACGAAGAGGTGGCCGAGGTCGCTGCCGAGAATCCGGACGTGCTGATTCCGTTTGCCAGCATTGATCCGGCGAAAGGAAAGATGGGGGCGCGTGAAGCACGTCGCCTGATCGAGCATTTCGGCGTGCGAGGCTTCAAATTTCATCCCTCGATGCAGGAATTTTATCCAAACGATTCTAAGGCATACGTACTGTACGAGGTGATCGCGGAGGCGCGCCTGCCGGCTATTTTTCATACCGGGCATTCCGGCATCGGAACCGGCATGCGTGGTGGTGGCGGCGTGCGCCTCAAGTACTCGAATCCGATGTATCTTGATGATGTAGCAGTGGATTTTCCCGATATGCCGATCATCATGGCTCATCCCTCGTTTCCCTGGCAAGATGAGGCGCTCTCGGTCTGCCTGCACAAGCCGCAGGTGTACATCGACCTCTCCGGCTGGTCGCCCAAGTATTTCCCGCCGCAGTTGATACAGTACGCGAATACGCTGCTCAAGCATAAAGTGCTGTTCGGCAGCGACTATCCATTGATTACTCCCGACCGCTGGCTGGCTGACTTTGAGCAGATTGCGATCCGGCCCGAGGTGCGACCTCTGATTCTGAAGGAGAATGCGATCAAGTTGCTGGGGCTGGATGCTTCAGCTTGA
- a CDS encoding Clp protease N-terminal domain-containing protein produces MDSKRFDNFSEQARKVLSFAQEEAQRLQHDAVDTEHLLLGLIREIEGDATNILSNLGVDLTMLRSAVELRVERGDRAIPGEIAFTPSVNKALELAVDEARHLNHHTIGMEHLLLGLMREGEGIATGVLQSLGVSLEKARAAAIYMLSSAGNLQKSQVPPRLKQGFELLGDRYRFPGSTGRGSKIMSSTG; encoded by the coding sequence TTGGACAGCAAGAGATTTGACAATTTCAGCGAGCAGGCCAGGAAGGTCTTGAGCTTCGCTCAGGAAGAAGCGCAGCGCCTCCAACATGATGCTGTCGACACCGAACATCTCTTGCTGGGTTTGATACGCGAGATAGAGGGAGACGCTACCAACATATTGAGCAACCTTGGTGTGGACCTGACCATGCTTCGGTCTGCTGTTGAGTTGAGGGTTGAACGTGGAGATCGCGCTATTCCTGGCGAAATTGCCTTCACTCCGAGCGTCAACAAAGCGCTCGAACTCGCTGTGGATGAAGCTCGCCACCTGAATCATCACACGATTGGAATGGAACATCTGCTGCTGGGCCTGATGCGCGAGGGTGAGGGCATTGCCACCGGGGTACTCCAGAGCCTGGGTGTCAGCCTGGAGAAAGCGCGTGCGGCAGCCATATATATGCTCAGCTCGGCAGGCAATCTTCAGAAGTCACAAGTACCACCACGGCTAAAACAAGGGTTCGAATTGCTGGGTGATCGCTACCGGTTTCCAGGCTCTACTGGGCGAGGCAGCAAGATAATGAGCTCTACTGGCTGA
- a CDS encoding serine/threonine-protein kinase: protein MTIQVLYDVESADPGLVTRLQQEAKATSSLYHPNIVQVYDGVLSHGNFYLVREPFGGMELRRYILRTQGRLAVEQAIRIARDVARGLGTAHQKGLVHGNVKPYHILMGHNGLVKLDGLGYARAYKEIAAYQRRTTPGMTLAIGTFDAPELALGAMVTPAADVYALGMVLYEMLAGRLPFDRYSPQEVAMQETQDPLAPPSRYNPNMPPDVEAVIMSCLERVPTQRFLNGHALADALERLL, encoded by the coding sequence GTGACCATTCAAGTGCTCTATGATGTAGAAAGCGCTGATCCCGGGCTGGTGACGCGCTTGCAGCAGGAAGCGAAGGCAACCTCCTCCCTGTACCACCCCAATATTGTGCAGGTCTATGACGGTGTCCTAAGCCATGGAAATTTTTATCTGGTGAGGGAGCCGTTTGGAGGGATGGAACTGCGCCGTTATATACTGCGTACACAGGGCAGGCTTGCCGTCGAGCAGGCCATCAGGATTGCGCGCGATGTCGCACGTGGTCTGGGCACGGCCCATCAAAAGGGATTGGTGCATGGCAATGTCAAGCCGTACCATATTCTGATGGGACACAACGGCCTGGTCAAACTGGACGGCCTGGGCTATGCCCGCGCCTATAAGGAGATTGCTGCCTACCAGCGGCGCACCACTCCAGGGATGACGCTAGCAATAGGGACGTTTGACGCGCCTGAGTTGGCGCTGGGGGCGATGGTGACTCCGGCTGCAGATGTCTACGCGCTAGGCATGGTACTCTACGAGATGCTCGCCGGCCGCTTGCCTTTTGATCGTTACTCGCCTCAAGAGGTGGCTATGCAAGAAACGCAAGACCCACTCGCACCACCCAGCCGGTACAATCCCAACATGCCTCCAGACGTGGAAGCGGTTATTATGAGCTGTTTGGAGCGCGTCCCGACACAGCGTTTCCTGAACGGTCATGCACTCGCCGATGCCCTGGAACGTTTGTTATGA
- a CDS encoding MFS transporter — translation MASEAGGISKPVAGAGSPSGAAIIARQDRIPVWSLSYLFIGIIGVGFLFTFFDIFVINVSFIQTCTQILSSCNPGNSVNYFGLPVELNLAGYVVGALILSPLSDRFGRRNMLLYTLLLTGIGSLYTVFVNDYTNFIIARTITGLGIGADLALVNTYINEVAPTGSRARYTSLIFIMSALGAFFGIWVGLWLTTPAAPFPNGLPFAMATVSGPQFLGNGWRVMYGIGALLALIGILMRFQLPESPRWLISRGRVDEADQIVTDMEERARRRMPNLPPPATELPVQAVADRVSYTEIFSNPLYLRRTIFLVVVWFLGYVTVYSIAQGLTTLLAGILPLAPNLPPAEAGAARAGEAGMIAAFGTFGFILTAIFAYFFGERLERKVWLPISAVLTLIGGLMIALFTANNFPLAAIGSIITFFGFNLWVPMTYTWSTENYPTRARATGFALVDGIGHLGGGVGILVIAPLIPGLLMSLGNTTGAIVIFLIIVAFIIVAAIIAQFGTATRDKRLDEVSP, via the coding sequence ATGGCATCCGAAGCAGGCGGTATTTCTAAACCTGTAGCAGGCGCAGGTAGCCCCTCTGGTGCTGCTATCATTGCCCGGCAGGACCGTATTCCAGTATGGTCGCTCTCCTACCTTTTCATCGGTATCATCGGCGTTGGTTTCCTTTTCACCTTCTTCGACATTTTTGTCATCAACGTCTCATTCATCCAGACCTGTACGCAAATCCTCTCCAGCTGTAACCCTGGCAACTCGGTGAATTACTTTGGTCTTCCGGTCGAGTTGAACCTGGCAGGTTATGTTGTCGGTGCGCTCATCCTGTCGCCGCTGTCAGACAGGTTCGGCAGGCGAAATATGCTGCTCTATACCCTGCTCCTGACGGGTATTGGTTCGCTCTACACCGTTTTTGTCAATGACTATACCAACTTCATCATCGCTCGTACCATTACCGGCCTTGGCATCGGTGCTGACCTCGCGTTGGTTAACACCTACATCAATGAAGTAGCGCCCACCGGGAGTCGTGCTCGCTACACATCACTGATCTTTATCATGTCGGCGCTGGGTGCTTTCTTTGGCATCTGGGTGGGCCTCTGGCTGACCACACCCGCGGCACCTTTCCCAAATGGCCTGCCTTTTGCCATGGCTACAGTAAGCGGTCCCCAGTTTTTAGGCAATGGTTGGCGTGTCATGTACGGCATTGGAGCGCTCCTGGCACTCATCGGCATCCTGATGCGTTTCCAGTTGCCTGAGTCCCCGCGCTGGCTCATTTCAAGAGGACGAGTGGACGAAGCAGACCAGATTGTCACAGACATGGAGGAGCGCGCGCGCAGGAGAATGCCCAATTTGCCACCCCCGGCCACTGAGCTTCCCGTGCAAGCGGTCGCTGACAGGGTTTCATATACAGAAATCTTCAGCAATCCCCTCTATCTGAGGCGTACCATCTTCCTGGTAGTGGTCTGGTTCCTTGGATATGTTACGGTCTATTCGATTGCTCAAGGTCTGACCACGCTACTGGCCGGCATTTTACCTCTTGCCCCTAACCTTCCGCCGGCAGAAGCTGGAGCAGCAAGGGCCGGGGAAGCAGGAATGATCGCGGCATTTGGAACCTTTGGCTTCATTCTAACCGCCATCTTTGCCTACTTCTTTGGTGAGCGCCTGGAGCGAAAGGTATGGCTGCCGATCTCTGCCGTTCTCACCCTCATTGGCGGGCTGATGATTGCGCTGTTTACGGCCAACAACTTCCCACTCGCTGCCATCGGCTCCATTATCACCTTCTTTGGCTTCAACCTGTGGGTGCCCATGACCTACACCTGGTCTACTGAGAACTACCCAACCCGTGCGCGCGCCACCGGTTTCGCGCTGGTGGATGGTATCGGTCATCTTGGCGGTGGCGTTGGCATCCTGGTGATTGCTCCGCTCATCCCTGGCCTGCTCATGTCTCTCGGAAATACGACCGGCGCAATCGTGATTTTCTTGATCATCGTAGCTTTCATCATCGTAGCTGCCATCATCGCCCAGTTCGGCACTGCTACCAGAGATAAGCGTCTTGACGAAGTTTCACCGTAA
- a CDS encoding cobalamin-independent methionine synthase II family protein: MTYRSEVVGSLLRPAYLAEARKEYEAGRMSAAEFKAIEDRAVNEAIALQENAGIDVITDGEQRRYAFYGHLIDSLNGFDKFGGWAIPFRDETGEQLVLKRPVVVERLSWRRSMCGEEWVYLRSRKNRPGKVTMLSAQQAAAYYDPEKSRSAYPSLDAYLADIVDFSRREIDELVRLGCTYIQIDAPQYAALLDPQMREGYRQRGSDPDKLIDRCIEMDNAIIDGHPGITFGIHICRGNNQSKFYAQGDYEPIARIFSQTHFQRFLLEYDDERSGGFGPLKHVPEDRFVVLGLVTTKKPRLESPDELRQRIEEAAKLIPLERLALSPQCGFASTMEGNRISFEDQRKKLELVARVAREVWGSSQSNE, encoded by the coding sequence ATGACTTATCGCAGCGAAGTGGTGGGCAGTCTGTTGCGGCCTGCCTATCTTGCGGAAGCCCGCAAAGAGTATGAAGCCGGGCGGATGAGCGCGGCGGAATTCAAGGCGATTGAGGATCGCGCGGTAAATGAGGCGATTGCGCTGCAGGAAAATGCCGGGATCGATGTTATCACCGATGGAGAACAGCGCCGCTACGCGTTCTATGGGCACCTGATCGACTCGTTGAATGGTTTCGATAAGTTTGGCGGCTGGGCTATTCCGTTCAGAGATGAGACGGGTGAGCAACTGGTGCTGAAACGCCCGGTGGTCGTGGAGCGGCTGAGCTGGCGCAGGAGCATGTGCGGCGAGGAGTGGGTGTATTTGCGCTCGCGCAAGAATAGGCCGGGAAAGGTGACGATGCTCAGCGCTCAACAGGCGGCGGCCTACTACGACCCGGAGAAATCGCGCTCGGCTTATCCATCACTCGACGCCTACCTTGCCGATATCGTAGATTTCTCGCGCAGGGAAATAGACGAACTGGTACGACTTGGCTGTACCTATATTCAAATCGATGCTCCCCAATACGCTGCCTTGCTTGATCCGCAGATGAGGGAAGGCTATCGACAGCGTGGCAGCGACCCCGACAAGTTGATCGACCGCTGTATCGAGATGGACAATGCCATTATCGATGGACATCCCGGCATCACGTTCGGGATTCATATCTGCCGCGGGAACAACCAGAGCAAATTCTATGCCCAGGGCGACTACGAACCGATCGCGCGTATCTTCAGCCAGACGCATTTCCAGCGTTTCCTGCTCGAATATGACGATGAGCGTTCGGGCGGCTTTGGGCCACTGAAGCACGTGCCCGAAGATCGCTTTGTCGTGCTGGGACTGGTGACGACCAAGAAACCGCGCCTGGAGTCTCCCGATGAGCTACGCCAGCGTATTGAAGAGGCCGCGAAGCTCATCCCCCTGGAGCGGCTTGCGCTCAGCCCACAATGCGGCTTCGCATCGACCATGGAAGGGAACCGCATTTCGTTTGAGGACCAGCGCAAAAAGCTCGAACTGGTGGCACGCGTGGCACGCGAGGTCTGGGGTTCCTCGCAGTCAAACGAGTAG
- a CDS encoding AMP-binding protein, whose translation MSELEHAPRSTIEEHQLARLQRGLSRILPQNGFYREKLLQGSDIITLEQLADLSRLPFTTKRELVADQEQNPSFGSNLTYALSEYVRFHQTSGTTGRPLRILDTQESWDWWADCWTSVYRAAGVSRDDIVFLAFGFGPFIGFWSAYEGAKKLGALTMPGGGMDSVQRLRAIQDIGATVLVCTPSYALRLAEVAQEQGINLAESSIRVTIHAGEPGASIPATRERIEQAWGAKTYDHAGMTEVGAFGFACSQQQGIHINEGEFIAEILDTQSGSPVQEGQVGELVLTNLGRWGSPVIRYRTGDLVRHGGYACACGRSFLSLPGGVLGRADDMLIVRGVNVYPSALANILHRYPEVQEYRIIVTKNGAMDEIALQVECSPDLVAVLQEELHVALHLRVPIEAVEQGTLPRFELKARRVEDRRPRG comes from the coding sequence ATGTCTGAACTAGAACATGCTCCTCGATCAACTATCGAGGAGCATCAACTGGCGCGCCTGCAACGGGGCCTGAGCCGTATTTTGCCGCAGAACGGTTTTTACCGGGAAAAGCTCTTGCAGGGAAGCGATATCATAACGCTGGAACAGTTGGCAGACCTGTCCAGGTTGCCATTCACGACCAAACGCGAACTTGTCGCCGACCAGGAGCAGAATCCTTCGTTCGGGAGCAACCTGACGTATGCTTTGAGCGAGTACGTGCGCTTTCACCAGACCTCGGGCACGACAGGGCGGCCACTGAGGATTCTTGATACGCAGGAAAGCTGGGACTGGTGGGCTGATTGCTGGACGAGTGTGTACAGGGCGGCAGGAGTGAGCAGGGATGATATCGTTTTTCTGGCGTTTGGCTTCGGTCCTTTCATCGGTTTCTGGTCTGCTTACGAGGGGGCAAAGAAGCTGGGCGCGCTGACGATGCCGGGTGGTGGGATGGATTCGGTGCAGCGACTGCGAGCGATCCAGGATATTGGAGCGACCGTGCTGGTGTGTACGCCCAGTTACGCCCTGCGATTGGCGGAAGTAGCGCAGGAGCAGGGTATAAACCTGGCGGAGTCGAGTATTCGCGTGACGATCCACGCTGGCGAACCAGGGGCTTCGATCCCGGCGACGCGCGAGCGTATCGAGCAGGCATGGGGGGCGAAGACGTATGACCATGCCGGTATGACTGAGGTCGGCGCTTTTGGCTTCGCCTGCTCGCAGCAGCAGGGGATACACATCAACGAGGGCGAATTTATCGCGGAGATTCTGGATACGCAGAGCGGCTCGCCAGTGCAGGAGGGCCAGGTGGGAGAGCTTGTGTTGACCAACCTGGGGCGCTGGGGAAGTCCGGTTATTCGCTATCGCACGGGTGATCTTGTGCGTCATGGTGGCTATGCTTGCGCGTGCGGACGTAGCTTTCTGTCGCTGCCCGGAGGAGTTCTGGGGCGCGCCGACGATATGCTGATCGTGCGCGGCGTCAATGTTTATCCATCGGCGCTGGCGAATATCCTGCATCGTTATCCTGAGGTGCAGGAATACCGCATCATCGTGACAAAAAATGGCGCGATGGATGAGATTGCCTTGCAGGTTGAATGCTCGCCTGACCTGGTAGCGGTGTTACAGGAAGAATTGCACGTGGCGCTGCACCTGCGCGTGCCTATCGAGGCAGTGGAGCAGGGAACGCTGCCCCGTTTCGAGTTGAAAGCCAGGCGCGTGGAGGACCGCAGGCCGAGAGGATAA